In Prescottella soli, a genomic segment contains:
- a CDS encoding TetR/AcrR family transcriptional regulator, giving the protein MTSAATPKGERRRRTLVTAAADLLLEGGFDAVRHRAVASRAGLPLASTTYYFSSLDELVALAVEHNGNRELDAMRERIDDVTQRRRGVEATVDLIVDLLVGPDDAGDGGRERLIARYERFVASARHPELRDVQLRLRAQLDDLLAEVLRRSGRAVREQQLRRLVAVVDGVVVGALSEVDPDPRAMARAMLLDLIDDLAPPTVR; this is encoded by the coding sequence ATGACTTCCGCCGCGACCCCCAAGGGCGAGAGGAGACGGCGGACGCTGGTCACCGCCGCGGCGGATCTGCTGCTCGAGGGCGGATTCGACGCGGTCCGGCACCGTGCCGTGGCGTCCCGGGCGGGTCTTCCGCTGGCGTCCACCACCTACTACTTCAGTTCGCTCGACGAGCTGGTGGCGTTGGCCGTCGAGCACAACGGCAACCGTGAGCTCGACGCGATGCGCGAACGCATCGACGACGTCACCCAGCGACGCCGCGGCGTCGAGGCGACCGTCGACCTGATCGTGGATCTGCTGGTGGGACCGGACGACGCGGGCGACGGCGGCCGCGAGCGGCTCATCGCGCGGTACGAGCGGTTCGTCGCCTCCGCCCGGCATCCGGAGCTGCGCGACGTCCAGCTGCGACTGCGCGCCCAGCTCGATGACCTGCTCGCCGAGGTGCTGCGCCGGTCCGGGCGTGCCGTGCGCGAGCAGCAGCTGCGCCGGCTGGTCGCCGTCGTCGACGGGGTCGTCGTGGGGGCGCTCAGCGAGGTCGACCCCGATCCGCGGGCAATGGCCCGGGCGATGCTGCTCGACCTGATCGACGACCTGGCGCCGCCGACGGTGCGCTGA
- the purB gene encoding adenylosuccinate lyase → MSRIPNVLANRYASPELKALWSPEYKIVLERQLWLAVLRAQAELGIDVPAEAVADYERVLEQVDLDSIAERERVTRHDVKARIEEFNALAGHEHVHKGMTSRDLTENVEQLQVLRSLEHVYNHGVAIAARLGERAAEYTGIVMAGRSHNVAAQATTLGKRFASAADELLVALTRVRELIDRYPLRGIKGPMGTSQDMLDLLDGDAAKLEQLEAKVAEHLGFAHVFTSVGQVYPRSLDHDVLSALVQVGAASSSMAHTIRLMAGHELVTEGFQPGQVGSSAMPHKMNTRSCERVNGLQVVLRGYASMAAELAGAQWNEGDVFCSVVRRVALPDAFFAIDGQMETFLTVLAEFGAYPAVIENELNRYLPFLATTKVLMAAVRAGVGRETAHEAIKEHAVAVALAMREEGKEPDLLDRLAADERLPLDRAALDSALADRTAFVGAAGAQVDSVVAEVQKLVDANPAAARYTPGAIL, encoded by the coding sequence GTGAGCCGCATCCCGAATGTCCTTGCCAACCGTTACGCCAGCCCCGAGCTGAAGGCGCTGTGGTCGCCGGAGTACAAGATCGTGCTCGAGCGTCAGCTGTGGTTGGCGGTGCTGCGCGCCCAGGCCGAGCTCGGGATCGACGTCCCCGCCGAGGCCGTCGCCGACTACGAGCGGGTCCTCGAGCAGGTCGACCTCGACTCGATCGCCGAGCGGGAGCGGGTCACCCGCCACGACGTGAAGGCCCGCATCGAGGAGTTCAACGCCCTCGCCGGTCACGAGCACGTCCACAAGGGCATGACCAGCCGCGACCTCACCGAGAACGTCGAGCAGCTGCAGGTGCTGCGCTCGCTCGAGCACGTCTACAACCACGGCGTCGCCATCGCCGCCCGCCTGGGCGAGCGGGCCGCCGAGTACACCGGCATCGTGATGGCCGGGCGCTCCCACAACGTCGCCGCGCAGGCCACGACCCTCGGCAAGCGCTTCGCGTCGGCCGCCGACGAGCTGCTGGTCGCGCTCACCCGCGTGCGTGAGCTCATCGACCGCTACCCGCTGCGCGGCATCAAGGGCCCGATGGGCACCTCGCAGGACATGCTCGATCTGCTCGACGGCGACGCCGCCAAGCTCGAGCAGCTCGAGGCCAAGGTCGCCGAGCACCTCGGCTTCGCGCACGTGTTCACCAGCGTCGGCCAGGTCTACCCGCGTTCGCTCGACCACGATGTGCTGTCCGCGCTGGTTCAGGTCGGTGCCGCGTCGTCGTCGATGGCGCACACCATCCGCCTGATGGCCGGCCATGAGCTGGTCACCGAGGGCTTCCAGCCGGGCCAGGTGGGCTCGTCGGCGATGCCGCACAAGATGAACACCCGCTCGTGCGAGCGCGTCAACGGCCTGCAGGTGGTGCTGCGCGGTTACGCATCGATGGCCGCCGAGCTGGCCGGTGCGCAGTGGAACGAGGGCGACGTGTTCTGCTCCGTCGTCCGACGTGTCGCGCTGCCGGACGCGTTCTTCGCGATCGACGGCCAGATGGAGACGTTCCTGACCGTGCTCGCCGAGTTCGGCGCCTACCCGGCCGTCATCGAGAACGAGCTGAACCGCTACCTGCCGTTCCTCGCCACCACCAAGGTCCTCATGGCCGCCGTCCGCGCGGGCGTCGGACGCGAGACCGCGCACGAGGCCATCAAGGAGCACGCGGTCGCCGTTGCTCTCGCGATGCGCGAGGAGGGCAAGGAGCCCGATCTGCTCGACCGCCTGGCCGCCGACGAGCGTCTGCCGCTCGACCGGGCCGCGCTCGACTCTGCCCTCGCCGACCGCACCGCGTTCGTGGGTGCTGCCGGCGCGCAGGTCGACTCGGTGGTCGCCGAGGTGCAGAAGCTTGTCGACGCCAACCCCGCCGCCGCTCGCTACACCCCCGGAGCGATTCTCTAG
- a CDS encoding pyridoxal phosphate-dependent aminotransferase, giving the protein MRTDSQRSSIPAFHVMDVWKAANERQRTHGDVLSLAAGQPSTPAPRPVLRAARESLDNHLLGYTETFGIEPLREAIADYQSTRSGISVHADEVVVTTGSSGAFTLLFLAAFDAGDTVVVARPGYPAYRNTLTALGCNVVEIDCGPETRFQPTVAMLEAMDTPPAGLIVASPANPTGTVIDPVELAALARWCEEHDTLLISDEIYHGIEFGGGQVTACAWETSRSAVVVGSVSKYFSMTGWRMGWMLVPEYLRRALQRLASNMTVCPPAISQYAAVAAFCDESRAELDGHVQRYAVNRELLLTGLPKLGLTELAPADGAFYVYADIAHLTDDSTSWCARLLADTGLALAPGIDFDTAHGDHTVRLSFAGSTAEIQDALTRLEGWLPR; this is encoded by the coding sequence GTGCGTACCGACTCCCAGCGATCGTCCATCCCCGCGTTCCACGTCATGGATGTGTGGAAGGCCGCGAACGAGCGGCAGCGCACCCACGGCGACGTGCTGTCGCTCGCGGCCGGTCAGCCGTCCACGCCGGCACCGCGACCCGTGCTGCGCGCGGCCCGCGAATCGCTGGACAACCACCTGCTCGGCTACACCGAGACGTTCGGGATCGAACCGCTCCGCGAGGCCATCGCCGACTATCAGAGCACCCGGTCCGGGATCTCCGTCCACGCCGACGAGGTGGTCGTCACCACCGGGTCGTCGGGCGCGTTCACGCTGCTGTTCCTGGCCGCGTTCGACGCCGGTGACACCGTCGTCGTCGCGCGCCCCGGCTACCCCGCCTACCGGAACACGCTGACGGCGTTGGGCTGCAACGTCGTCGAGATCGACTGCGGACCGGAGACCCGGTTCCAGCCGACGGTCGCGATGCTCGAGGCGATGGACACCCCGCCCGCGGGCCTGATCGTCGCGAGCCCCGCGAACCCCACCGGCACCGTCATCGACCCGGTGGAACTGGCCGCGCTGGCCCGCTGGTGCGAGGAGCACGACACCCTGCTGATCTCGGACGAGATCTACCACGGCATCGAATTCGGCGGCGGGCAGGTCACGGCGTGCGCGTGGGAGACCTCGCGCTCGGCCGTCGTCGTCGGCTCGGTGTCGAAGTACTTCTCGATGACCGGCTGGCGGATGGGCTGGATGCTCGTGCCCGAGTACCTGCGCCGCGCGCTGCAGCGGCTCGCGTCGAACATGACGGTGTGCCCGCCGGCGATCTCGCAGTACGCGGCCGTCGCGGCGTTCTGCGACGAGTCCCGCGCCGAGCTCGACGGCCACGTCCAGCGGTACGCCGTGAACCGGGAGCTGCTGCTCACGGGCCTGCCGAAGCTCGGGCTCACCGAGTTGGCGCCGGCCGACGGTGCCTTCTACGTGTACGCCGACATCGCGCACCTGACCGACGACTCGACGTCGTGGTGCGCGCGCCTGCTCGCCGACACCGGGCTCGCGCTGGCGCCCGGCATCGACTTCGACACCGCGCACGGCGACCACACCGTGCGGCTGTCGTTCGCCGGATCGACGGCGGAGATCCAGGACGCCCTCACCCGCCTGGAGGGATGGCTGCCCCGCTAG
- a CDS encoding dienelactone hydrolase family protein — translation MGFAVEARTVRVGELTAHLARPEGGSDTVMLLLPMINGIDEQVRDYAADVAAAGITALVWDPWHGPSLDDTPKERLFELMGQLDDEACLAEMDALLDYARGELGARRVGVIGWCLGGRFSLLLGARDRELANVVAYHPSIWDPAAANHVVDAVALAPAIAAPVMVLHAGADTILSTGTFGTLQAALQSRDTGATIVHAYPGAAHGFSARARHGDPVNKAAWDISWPQVLAFATATLAQ, via the coding sequence ATGGGTTTCGCGGTCGAGGCTCGGACTGTTCGCGTCGGTGAGCTCACCGCGCACCTCGCGCGGCCGGAGGGCGGCAGCGACACCGTCATGCTGCTGCTGCCGATGATCAACGGGATCGACGAGCAGGTGCGCGACTACGCCGCCGACGTCGCCGCGGCCGGGATCACCGCGCTGGTGTGGGATCCGTGGCACGGTCCGAGCCTCGACGACACCCCGAAGGAACGCCTGTTCGAGCTCATGGGTCAGCTCGACGACGAGGCGTGCCTGGCGGAGATGGACGCCCTGCTCGACTACGCACGCGGTGAACTGGGTGCCCGTCGGGTCGGTGTGATCGGCTGGTGCCTGGGCGGCCGCTTCTCGCTGCTGCTCGGTGCGCGCGACCGCGAACTCGCGAATGTCGTTGCGTACCATCCGTCGATCTGGGATCCGGCGGCGGCGAACCATGTGGTCGACGCGGTTGCGCTTGCCCCAGCGATTGCGGCACCGGTCATGGTGCTGCACGCAGGCGCCGACACGATCCTGTCGACCGGAACCTTCGGGACACTGCAGGCTGCGCTGCAGTCGCGGGACACCGGGGCGACGATCGTGCATGCATACCCGGGTGCCGCGCACGGGTTCAGTGCCCGTGCGCGGCACGGCGATCCGGTGAACAAAGCGGCGTGGGATATTTCCTGGCCGCAGGTGCTCGCCTTCGCTACGGCAACGCTGGCGCAGTAG
- a CDS encoding MFS transporter — MHSHGPTLDTDSPEPDRPHEPAHEGWTPRVVLSLLSMGLLLELLSISYMLISIALPDISAHYQTTQGAWLLTAFVLLGAVASPLIGKLADTHGKRKLLMVCIALAALGAFISAIAPSFGILVIGRALTGMLNPCLFLVYTLIRDVFPKRTIAMSVSVVISGMGLVAIPAPFLAGWLVDNFGFRSMFWFTLICLVVLAPMILLTTDESNQRLHSRLDLVGAILLGTGIGSALVGISFGPDWGWTAPGTLAYLLGGVALLVAWIVSARRIEQPLIDLRLLTNRPVALTTLTSGLVYANGAVYTTILPFMAMTPGELGLGYGFGVDAEGFAIYQAPFGAATVFGGVIVGWVVRRVGPRVTMITGLVLMTAGTAATALSHESKASVIVFSAIVGLGTGLGYASTPNLLLATVPQSLQATTGALASVSQNILPAVLPVVAFSVLNSKIAMELDGAAFYSDNGITIGYLIAAAAAAVAIITALALPRKAEQQADLQAVADDAGADVAAATAPALP; from the coding sequence ATGCACTCTCACGGCCCCACTCTCGACACCGACTCCCCTGAACCCGACCGCCCCCACGAGCCTGCCCACGAAGGCTGGACGCCCAGGGTAGTTCTGTCCCTGCTCTCGATGGGCCTGCTGCTCGAACTCCTGTCGATCAGCTACATGCTGATCTCGATCGCCTTGCCCGACATCTCAGCCCATTACCAAACCACGCAGGGCGCCTGGCTGCTGACGGCGTTCGTGTTGCTCGGCGCCGTCGCCTCACCACTGATCGGCAAGCTCGCCGACACCCACGGCAAGCGCAAACTGCTGATGGTGTGTATAGCGCTGGCTGCCCTCGGCGCCTTCATCTCCGCGATCGCCCCGTCCTTCGGCATCCTGGTGATCGGCCGTGCTCTCACCGGCATGCTCAACCCCTGCTTGTTCCTCGTATACACCCTCATCCGCGACGTGTTCCCCAAGCGCACCATCGCGATGTCGGTCAGCGTCGTCATCAGCGGTATGGGCCTCGTTGCCATCCCTGCCCCGTTCCTCGCCGGCTGGCTCGTCGACAACTTCGGGTTCCGCAGCATGTTCTGGTTCACCCTGATCTGCCTCGTGGTCCTGGCCCCGATGATCCTGCTCACGACCGATGAATCGAACCAGCGACTGCACTCGCGCCTCGACCTGGTCGGCGCGATCCTGCTCGGCACAGGAATCGGCAGTGCGCTCGTCGGCATCAGCTTCGGACCGGACTGGGGCTGGACCGCACCCGGCACCCTCGCCTATCTCCTCGGCGGTGTGGCGCTGCTGGTGGCGTGGATTGTTTCGGCACGACGGATCGAGCAACCGCTGATCGACCTCCGCCTGCTGACGAACCGGCCGGTCGCGCTGACCACACTCACCAGCGGTCTGGTCTACGCCAACGGCGCGGTGTACACAACCATCCTGCCGTTCATGGCCATGACTCCGGGCGAACTCGGTCTGGGCTACGGATTCGGCGTCGACGCAGAAGGCTTTGCGATCTACCAGGCACCGTTCGGTGCCGCCACCGTCTTCGGCGGCGTCATCGTCGGCTGGGTCGTCCGTCGCGTCGGACCACGCGTCACGATGATCACGGGCCTCGTTCTCATGACCGCCGGCACCGCCGCGACCGCCCTGTCGCACGAGAGCAAGGCCTCGGTCATCGTCTTCAGCGCGATTGTCGGCCTGGGTACCGGCCTCGGCTACGCGAGCACACCGAACCTGCTGCTGGCCACCGTTCCGCAATCGTTGCAGGCCACCACGGGCGCACTCGCGTCCGTCTCGCAGAACATCCTGCCCGCAGTGTTGCCCGTGGTCGCCTTCTCGGTGCTCAACTCGAAGATCGCGATGGAACTCGACGGAGCAGCCTTCTACTCGGACAACGGCATCACCATCGGTTACCTCATCGCTGCAGCAGCCGCCGCCGTCGCCATCATCACCGCCCTGGCTCTGCCCCGCAAGGCCGAGCAGCAGGCCGACCTCCAGGCGGTCGCAGATGATGCCGGCGCCGACGTTGCGGCAGCTACTGCGCCAGCGTTGCCGTAG
- a CDS encoding saccharopine dehydrogenase family protein — translation MKLVILSAGSIASSVARILAPTGSYDELVIADIDVDKARAVASELGGKAEYFDATDPAGIKSVIAGADVVFNAVGPFYRFGMPIIRAAIECGVNYVDVCDEFDVAEQLVSAADLDEAAKAAGVSVIFGMGYAPGITSLIGRWAVESLDSAHSVDVAMAIPYMVDMGATINEHMLHSMSGDVVQYIDGRMQRVPAWGDPKPFSFAAPFDTTAHAGYMGHPEGITLGTYMPGLRNATVRYTWFEQAGNELWQQFEKLGLTNPDKLDGLPMSPRQFLARYMATKEGEKGLAVEWGGQPGTVMQIIADGEIGGEAARAVFETQVVYTDGVAADPTPHAAAAAVREMLEGRISRTGVMSPEACIDPEPFVTKVLDATGVTLSKRITTTTTIR, via the coding sequence ATGAAACTTGTCATCCTCAGTGCCGGTTCCATCGCAAGCTCCGTTGCACGGATCCTCGCGCCCACCGGCAGCTACGACGAACTCGTCATCGCCGACATCGATGTCGACAAGGCGAGGGCCGTCGCGAGCGAACTGGGCGGAAAGGCAGAGTATTTCGACGCGACGGATCCGGCCGGCATCAAATCGGTGATCGCCGGGGCCGACGTCGTCTTCAACGCGGTCGGTCCGTTCTACCGGTTCGGTATGCCGATCATCCGTGCTGCGATCGAGTGCGGTGTCAACTATGTCGACGTCTGCGACGAATTCGACGTCGCCGAGCAGCTCGTGTCGGCCGCCGATCTCGACGAGGCCGCCAAGGCCGCCGGCGTGAGCGTCATCTTCGGTATGGGCTACGCCCCCGGCATCACGAGCCTGATCGGCCGCTGGGCGGTCGAGTCGTTGGACTCGGCGCACAGCGTCGACGTGGCGATGGCGATCCCCTACATGGTCGACATGGGCGCGACGATCAACGAGCACATGCTCCATTCGATGTCCGGTGACGTCGTGCAGTACATCGACGGCAGGATGCAGCGGGTCCCCGCGTGGGGCGATCCCAAGCCATTCTCGTTCGCGGCGCCGTTCGACACCACTGCGCATGCCGGATACATGGGCCACCCCGAAGGGATCACGCTCGGTACCTACATGCCGGGCCTGCGCAATGCCACCGTGCGCTACACGTGGTTCGAGCAGGCCGGCAATGAGCTGTGGCAGCAGTTCGAGAAGCTCGGCCTGACCAACCCGGACAAGCTCGACGGTCTGCCGATGTCGCCGCGCCAGTTCCTCGCCCGCTACATGGCGACGAAGGAGGGCGAGAAGGGTCTCGCCGTCGAGTGGGGCGGGCAGCCGGGAACCGTGATGCAGATCATCGCGGACGGCGAGATCGGCGGAGAGGCTGCCCGTGCCGTGTTCGAGACGCAGGTCGTCTACACCGACGGTGTCGCCGCGGACCCCACCCCGCACGCCGCCGCGGCCGCTGTGCGGGAGATGCTCGAGGGGCGTATCTCCCGCACCGGTGTGATGTCCCCGGAGGCGTGCATCGATCCGGAGCCGTTCGTCACGAAGGTGCTCGACGCGACGGGCGTCACGCTCAGCAAGCGGATCACGACCACCACCACGATCCGCTGA
- a CDS encoding TetR/AcrR family transcriptional regulator C-terminal domain-containing protein — translation MAATLGVSTMSSYRHVKDRDDLVVAMVDTITGRTPLPRDPGVTWPELIRTMALGDWQAFVRHPWLISVWSTPRRRVDAASLDQLELVLERLERAGIDRSAGYTVIFGVAGLTLGMAAMAIDDPGEELKSGVDLAEWRRRTGMDLDEQFAADHGRAARFMAELHEHTGYSNFTAALEGFITGIATRYGAPLTH, via the coding sequence GTGGCCGCGACGCTGGGCGTGTCCACGATGTCCTCGTACCGGCACGTCAAGGACCGCGACGACCTCGTCGTCGCGATGGTCGACACGATCACCGGAAGAACTCCCCTCCCCCGCGATCCCGGGGTGACCTGGCCCGAACTGATCCGCACGATGGCGCTCGGCGACTGGCAGGCGTTCGTCCGGCACCCGTGGCTGATCAGCGTCTGGTCCACTCCACGTCGACGCGTGGACGCCGCATCGCTGGACCAGTTGGAACTCGTCCTCGAGCGCCTCGAACGGGCCGGGATCGACCGTTCCGCGGGCTACACAGTGATCTTCGGCGTCGCCGGCCTGACCCTGGGGATGGCCGCCATGGCCATCGACGACCCGGGGGAAGAACTGAAATCGGGAGTCGACCTGGCCGAATGGCGACGTCGGACGGGCATGGACCTGGACGAACAGTTCGCAGCGGATCACGGTCGCGCCGCGCGATTCATGGCCGAACTGCACGAGCACACCGGGTACAGCAACTTCACGGCTGCACTGGAAGGGTTCATCACCGGCATCGCAACCCGCTACGGTGCCCCGCTCACCCACTGA
- a CDS encoding DUF2630 family protein, producing the protein MTDHDVIEHIDELVREEKELRARAAGGGLGDEDRARLTLVEERLDQCWDLLRQRRAREEFGEDADTAAARPVDEVESYRQ; encoded by the coding sequence ATGACCGATCACGACGTCATCGAACACATCGACGAACTGGTTCGCGAAGAGAAGGAACTCCGTGCCCGCGCGGCCGGTGGCGGCCTCGGCGACGAGGACCGCGCCCGCCTGACGCTCGTCGAGGAACGTCTCGACCAGTGCTGGGATCTGCTGCGGCAGCGGCGGGCGCGGGAGGAGTTCGGCGAGGACGCCGACACGGCCGCGGCCCGGCCCGTCGACGAGGTCGAGTCCTACCGGCAGTAG
- the purD gene encoding phosphoribosylamine--glycine ligase — MRVLVIGSGAREHALLLALARDPGVDKLMCAPGNAGIARIAETHAVDVASGDAVVALAQSQAADLVVIGPEVPLVLGVADAVRGAGIACFGPSAEAARIEGSKAFAKDVMAAAGVRTAHSEVVDNPAELDAALDRFGPNWVVKDDGLAAGKGVVVTTDRSAARDHAAECLEIGHPVLLESFLDGPEVSLFCLVDGETVVPLLPAQDHKRVGDGDTGPNTGGMGAYTPLPWLPAEAVTQIVDEVVKPVAVEMAKRGCPFTGLLYAGLAMGKDGPAVVEFNCRFGDPETQAVLALLESPLGEVLNAAATGTLASVPPLQWRDGAAVTVVLAAENYPATPRTGDVITGSEAEGVLHAGTAAHEDGTIVSAGGRVLSVVGVGADLTEAREDAYARLAEVKLPGGHFRSDIGLAAVEGRISI, encoded by the coding sequence GTGCGCGTACTCGTGATCGGCTCCGGAGCCCGTGAACATGCCCTTCTGTTGGCCCTCGCCCGCGACCCGGGCGTCGACAAGCTGATGTGTGCCCCCGGCAATGCCGGCATCGCCCGCATCGCCGAGACCCACGCGGTCGACGTCGCGTCCGGTGACGCCGTCGTCGCGCTCGCACAGTCGCAGGCCGCCGACCTGGTCGTCATCGGCCCCGAGGTTCCGCTGGTGCTCGGCGTCGCCGACGCCGTCCGTGGGGCCGGGATCGCGTGCTTCGGTCCGTCCGCCGAGGCCGCCCGCATCGAGGGCTCCAAGGCGTTCGCCAAGGACGTCATGGCCGCCGCCGGTGTCCGTACCGCACACAGCGAGGTCGTCGACAACCCGGCCGAGCTGGACGCGGCCCTCGACCGCTTCGGCCCCAACTGGGTCGTCAAGGACGACGGGCTCGCCGCCGGCAAGGGCGTCGTCGTCACCACCGACCGCAGCGCCGCGCGCGACCACGCCGCCGAGTGCCTCGAGATCGGGCACCCCGTGCTGCTCGAGTCGTTCCTCGACGGCCCCGAGGTCTCGCTGTTCTGCCTGGTCGACGGCGAGACCGTGGTCCCGCTGCTGCCCGCGCAGGACCACAAGCGCGTCGGCGACGGCGACACCGGCCCCAACACCGGTGGCATGGGCGCCTACACGCCGCTGCCGTGGCTGCCGGCCGAGGCCGTCACGCAGATCGTGGACGAGGTCGTCAAGCCCGTCGCGGTCGAGATGGCGAAGCGGGGCTGCCCGTTCACGGGTCTGCTCTACGCGGGTCTCGCGATGGGTAAGGACGGCCCGGCTGTCGTCGAGTTCAACTGCCGCTTCGGTGACCCCGAGACGCAGGCCGTTCTGGCGCTGCTCGAGTCGCCGCTCGGCGAGGTGCTGAACGCCGCCGCGACCGGCACCCTCGCGTCGGTCCCGCCGCTGCAGTGGCGCGATGGCGCCGCGGTCACCGTCGTCCTCGCCGCCGAGAACTACCCGGCCACCCCGCGCACCGGTGACGTCATCACCGGCTCCGAGGCCGAGGGCGTCCTGCACGCCGGCACCGCGGCCCACGAGGACGGCACCATCGTCTCCGCCGGCGGCCGCGTCCTGAGCGTCGTCGGTGTCGGCGCCGACCTGACGGAGGCCCGCGAGGACGCGTACGCGCGGCTGGCCGAGGTCAAGCTGCCGGGCGGACACTTCCGCAGCGACATCGGCCTGGCCGCGGTCGAGGGCCGAATCTCCATCTGA
- a CDS encoding MarR family winged helix-turn-helix transcriptional regulator — protein MTDVSPEQLRDLMMSTSRALRRRWFTALEPWGLSPHEFRALRIIQQESGGRPRLGDVAKALRIAPRSATEVVDRLQKRDLVERVADDADRRAVCVQLTDTGSALLTKMSAARDAQAADFFGPLDAHDRAELSRILDKLTADEC, from the coding sequence ATGACGGACGTATCGCCCGAGCAGCTTCGCGACCTCATGATGTCGACGTCGCGGGCGCTGCGCCGGCGCTGGTTCACCGCCCTCGAGCCGTGGGGGTTGTCACCGCACGAGTTCCGCGCGCTGCGCATCATCCAGCAGGAGTCCGGCGGCCGTCCTCGCCTCGGCGACGTGGCCAAGGCCCTGCGCATCGCGCCCCGCTCGGCCACCGAGGTGGTCGACCGACTCCAGAAGCGCGACCTCGTCGAACGCGTCGCCGACGACGCCGACCGCCGGGCGGTGTGCGTGCAACTCACCGACACCGGCAGCGCACTCCTCACCAAGATGTCGGCCGCCCGCGACGCGCAGGCCGCCGACTTCTTCGGCCCGCTCGACGCACACGACCGCGCCGAACTCAGCCGCATCCTCGACAAGCTCACCGCCGACGAGTGCTGA